A window of the Halobacterium hubeiense genome harbors these coding sequences:
- the arcD gene encoding arginine/ornithine antiporter ArcD, producing MSDHAPLVYEDIDEALRPSLGEALVPILAVVVSLGVGSGYLGLAPHAPLLWSIAFTGLFARYRLGYDWDGVYDAAASGLKMGLQAILILFVIYGLIATWISAGTIPGLMYYGLGTLTPVVFLPVTAVLAAIVAFAIGSSWTTVGTLGVAFVGIGEGLGVPLAMTAGAIVSGAYAGDKQSPLSDTTNLAAAVTNADLYDHIKAMRNGTAIAFGLAVVAYAVLGVYFIEGGNPDVSAITGPLADSYALGPLVFLPLVVTFGLAVRGYPPLPSLIAGIFAGALTTVFAQGASFTSAWNIFLNGTDPATGSETVNGLLTAGGISGSAWTIAVVVAALALGGLLERTGVLATLAHNLTQAVWSPGSLVAGTGLAAIVTNAFSAQQYMSIVVPGMSLRNLYEEYDLPETDLSRAVEAAGTPTGPFFPWHAGAVFMTSQLYPNTPGAISWLWVPFYFFGILSPVVLFAMALTGHGYTQQSDPAEAAPATDD from the coding sequence ATGAGCGACCACGCACCGCTCGTGTACGAGGACATCGACGAGGCGCTCCGGCCGAGCCTCGGCGAGGCGCTCGTGCCGATTCTCGCCGTCGTCGTCTCGCTCGGCGTCGGCTCGGGCTACCTCGGCCTCGCACCGCACGCACCGCTGCTCTGGAGTATCGCATTCACCGGGCTGTTCGCGCGCTACCGGCTCGGCTACGACTGGGACGGCGTCTACGACGCCGCCGCCTCCGGCCTCAAGATGGGGCTGCAGGCGATTCTCATCCTGTTCGTCATCTACGGGCTCATCGCCACGTGGATTAGCGCCGGCACCATCCCCGGCCTGATGTACTACGGGCTCGGCACCCTGACGCCCGTGGTCTTCCTGCCCGTGACCGCCGTGCTCGCCGCCATCGTCGCGTTCGCCATCGGCTCCTCGTGGACGACCGTGGGGACGCTCGGTGTCGCGTTCGTCGGCATCGGCGAGGGACTCGGCGTCCCGCTGGCGATGACCGCGGGCGCCATCGTCTCCGGCGCGTACGCCGGCGACAAGCAGAGCCCGCTGTCGGACACCACGAACCTCGCGGCCGCCGTCACCAACGCCGACCTCTACGACCACATCAAGGCGATGCGCAACGGCACCGCCATCGCGTTCGGCCTCGCCGTGGTCGCGTACGCCGTCCTCGGCGTCTACTTCATCGAAGGGGGTAACCCCGACGTCAGCGCCATCACCGGCCCGCTCGCCGACTCGTACGCGCTCGGCCCGCTGGTGTTCCTGCCGCTCGTGGTGACCTTCGGGCTCGCGGTTCGCGGCTACCCGCCGCTGCCCTCGCTGATTGCGGGCATCTTCGCGGGCGCGCTCACCACGGTATTCGCGCAGGGCGCGAGCTTCACGTCCGCGTGGAACATCTTCCTCAACGGCACCGACCCCGCCACCGGTAGCGAAACCGTCAACGGCCTCCTGACCGCGGGCGGCATCTCGGGGTCGGCGTGGACCATCGCCGTCGTCGTCGCCGCGCTCGCGCTCGGCGGGCTGCTCGAACGCACGGGCGTGCTCGCGACGCTCGCCCACAACCTCACGCAGGCCGTCTGGTCGCCGGGGTCGCTGGTCGCCGGCACCGGCCTCGCGGCCATCGTGACCAACGCCTTCTCCGCCCAGCAGTACATGAGCATCGTCGTCCCCGGAATGAGCCTCCGGAACCTCTACGAGGAGTACGACCTGCCCGAGACGGACCTCTCGCGGGCCGTCGAGGCCGCCGGCACGCCGACGGGGCCGTTCTTCCCGTGGCACGCCGGCGCCGTCTTCATGACGAGCCAGCTCTACCCGAACACCCCGGGCGCCATCTCGTGGCTGTGGGTGCCGTTCTACTTCTTCGGCATCCTCTCGCCGGTCGTGCTGTTCGCGATGGCGCTGACCGGTCACGGCTACACGCAACAGTCCGACCCCGCGGAAGCCGCGCCAGCCACGGACGACTGA
- a CDS encoding Na+/H+ antiporter NhaC family protein, whose translation MAEYGLLALAPPLLAIALAMVTRQVLVSLFAGVWAGALIVESWNPIAATALTMEWFVEVVRSPFDAKFIILILFMGAGAAFIYRSGGILALERWIGDRVSTARESQVLTWLVGVFIFFDSYTSTVVTGNATRELSQENKSSREMHAYVLDSTTSPVTTFGPVSNWIGYQVSMIIAGFEAARVSAEQLGLTPFGLFLQSIPWNVYCFMAFFMVGFIALTQRFYGPMLDAEWRARATGATIREDATPLSDVSNDVGEPSEKNPSLVNFFVPILALLAVGLVSMWYLGGGHQSGVDVATAFQETDVAMGLLFGAFAFMLTGFVGSLAYGTMDLEEASDTIVDGFKTMNIALAIIVLAWAIGLAAERVGTAQFIVDTMVGSGVPGSFLPLIVFVAAMLVAFTTGTSWGTMAILTPLSIPLGYQLAGPSVLPVLVGVLFGGAIWGDHSSPISDTTVMSSIFAGSDHVDHVSTQIPFAATAAGATIVVLVLYGFGVQSAYVALPLAAVLTVGAVLALNKLDARRKGLPEVMPSASEVDEAAVERVENGESAGVRGDHDYLSLVPLVAVVVVAAYLLLVFAFATLGA comes from the coding sequence ATGGCAGAGTACGGACTCCTCGCGCTGGCGCCGCCGCTGCTGGCCATCGCGCTCGCGATGGTCACCCGTCAGGTGCTGGTGTCGCTGTTCGCCGGCGTCTGGGCGGGCGCGCTCATCGTCGAATCGTGGAATCCAATCGCGGCGACCGCGCTCACGATGGAGTGGTTCGTGGAGGTCGTGCGGTCGCCGTTCGACGCGAAGTTCATCATCCTCATCCTGTTCATGGGCGCGGGCGCCGCGTTCATCTACCGCTCGGGCGGGATTCTCGCGCTCGAACGCTGGATCGGCGACCGCGTCAGCACCGCCCGCGAGTCACAGGTGCTGACGTGGCTGGTCGGCGTGTTCATCTTCTTCGACTCGTACACCAGCACCGTCGTCACGGGCAACGCCACCCGCGAGCTCTCCCAGGAGAACAAGTCCTCGCGGGAGATGCACGCCTACGTCCTCGACTCCACGACCTCGCCCGTGACCACCTTCGGCCCGGTGTCGAACTGGATCGGCTACCAGGTGTCGATGATCATCGCTGGCTTCGAGGCCGCGCGTGTCTCCGCCGAACAGCTGGGGCTGACGCCGTTCGGCCTGTTCCTCCAGTCGATTCCGTGGAACGTCTACTGCTTCATGGCGTTCTTCATGGTGGGGTTCATCGCGCTCACCCAGCGGTTCTACGGGCCGATGCTGGACGCCGAGTGGCGCGCCCGCGCCACCGGCGCGACGATTCGGGAGGACGCCACGCCGCTGTCCGACGTCTCCAACGACGTCGGCGAACCCAGCGAGAAGAATCCCTCGCTGGTGAACTTCTTCGTGCCCATCCTCGCGCTGCTGGCGGTCGGCCTCGTCTCGATGTGGTACCTCGGCGGCGGCCACCAGTCCGGCGTCGACGTCGCCACCGCGTTCCAGGAGACCGACGTCGCGATGGGGCTGCTGTTCGGCGCGTTCGCGTTCATGCTCACCGGGTTCGTCGGGTCGCTGGCGTACGGCACGATGGACTTAGAGGAAGCCAGCGACACCATCGTGGACGGCTTCAAGACGATGAACATCGCGCTCGCCATCATCGTGCTGGCGTGGGCCATCGGGCTCGCCGCCGAGCGCGTCGGCACCGCGCAGTTCATCGTGGACACGATGGTCGGCAGCGGCGTGCCCGGGAGTTTCCTCCCGCTCATCGTCTTCGTCGCCGCGATGCTCGTCGCGTTCACCACTGGCACCTCGTGGGGGACGATGGCGATTCTGACGCCGCTGTCGATTCCGCTCGGCTACCAGCTCGCGGGCCCGTCGGTGCTGCCCGTGCTGGTCGGCGTGCTGTTCGGCGGCGCCATCTGGGGCGACCACTCCTCGCCCATCAGCGACACGACGGTGATGTCCTCTATCTTCGCGGGCTCGGACCACGTCGACCACGTGAGCACCCAGATTCCGTTCGCCGCGACCGCCGCGGGGGCGACCATCGTCGTCCTCGTGCTGTACGGGTTCGGCGTGCAGTCGGCGTACGTCGCGCTCCCGCTGGCGGCCGTGCTCACGGTCGGTGCGGTGCTGGCGCTGAACAAGCTCGACGCGCGCCGGAAGGGGCTGCCGGAGGTGATGCCGTCGGCGTCCGAAGTCGACGAGGCCGCCGTCGAGCGCGTCGAGAACGGCGAGTCCGCGGGCGTGCGCGGCGACCACGACTACCTCTCGCTGGTGCCGCTGGTCGCGGTCGTCGTCGTCGCGGCGTACCTACTGTTGGTGTTCGCGTTCGCGACGCTGGGCGCGTAA
- the ribB gene encoding 3,4-dihydroxy-2-butanone-4-phosphate synthase, with protein MSKSSNVTRVEQAVAAFRAGDPVLVHDAADREGEVDLVYPAESVTPDDVARLRNDAGGLICVAVGEDAADAFDLPFLGDVIDHPAADHGHLGYDDRSSFSLPVNHRDTYTGITDEDRALTITELGKAASDPASVDFADEFRAPGHVHVLRAAPSLSHRKGHTELAVALAAEAGVAPAAVVCEMLDDETGEALSVADAKAYADREGLVYVEGSDLLAAFGE; from the coding sequence GTGTCGAAGAGCAGTAACGTGACCCGCGTCGAGCAGGCGGTCGCGGCGTTCCGCGCCGGCGACCCCGTGCTCGTCCACGACGCCGCCGACCGCGAGGGCGAAGTCGACCTCGTCTACCCCGCCGAGTCGGTGACGCCCGACGACGTCGCGCGCCTCCGCAACGACGCCGGCGGCCTCATCTGCGTCGCCGTCGGCGAGGACGCCGCCGACGCCTTCGACCTCCCGTTCCTCGGGGACGTCATCGACCACCCCGCCGCCGACCACGGCCACCTCGGGTACGACGACCGCTCGTCGTTCTCGCTCCCCGTGAACCACCGCGACACGTACACGGGCATCACGGACGAGGACCGCGCACTCACCATCACCGAACTCGGAAAGGCGGCCAGCGACCCCGCGAGCGTGGACTTCGCCGACGAGTTCCGCGCGCCCGGCCACGTCCACGTGCTGCGCGCGGCGCCGTCGCTGTCCCACCGGAAGGGCCACACCGAGCTCGCGGTCGCGCTCGCCGCGGAAGCCGGCGTCGCGCCAGCGGCGGTCGTCTGCGAGATGCTCGACGACGAGACCGGCGAAGCGCTCTCGGTCGCCGACGCGAAGGCGTACGCCGACCGCGAGGGCCTCGTTTACGTCGAGGGCAGCGACCTGCTGGCGGCGTTCGGCGAGTAA
- a CDS encoding DUF120 domain-containing protein — MSQATGTGEVGFDELAVLKLLALDGARRGEVKVSCGDLAGRLDASNQTASRRLQALEDAGLVQRDLVNDGQWVAITEDGERTLEREYEDYRRIFEDSGELALDGTVTSGMGEGRHYISLPGYMRQFEEKLGYEPYLGTLNVDLSAESQRARSALEAMDGVRIEGWEDEERTYGPATCYHATVESDDGTFSPAHVIVPDRTHHDETQVELIAPEKLREELGLLDGDEVTVRVEEQ; from the coding sequence ATGTCGCAAGCAACGGGCACGGGCGAGGTCGGCTTCGACGAGCTCGCCGTGCTGAAGCTGCTCGCGCTCGACGGCGCGCGCCGCGGCGAAGTCAAGGTCTCCTGCGGGGACCTCGCGGGCCGCCTCGACGCCTCCAACCAGACCGCCTCCCGGCGCCTCCAGGCGCTGGAGGACGCGGGGCTCGTCCAGCGGGACCTCGTCAACGACGGCCAGTGGGTCGCCATCACCGAGGACGGCGAGCGCACGCTCGAACGCGAGTACGAGGACTACCGCCGCATCTTCGAGGATTCCGGCGAGCTCGCCCTCGACGGCACCGTCACCAGCGGGATGGGCGAGGGCCGCCACTACATCAGCCTCCCCGGCTACATGCGCCAGTTCGAGGAGAAGCTCGGCTACGAGCCGTACCTCGGCACGCTCAACGTCGACCTCAGCGCGGAGAGCCAGCGCGCCCGCTCCGCGCTCGAAGCGATGGACGGCGTCCGCATCGAGGGCTGGGAGGACGAGGAGCGCACCTACGGCCCGGCGACGTGCTACCACGCCACCGTCGAGAGCGACGACGGCACGTTCTCCCCGGCGCACGTCATCGTGCCGGACCGCACCCACCACGACGAGACGCAGGTCGAACTCATCGCGCCCGAGAAGCTCCGCGAGGAACTCGGCCTCCTCGACGGCGACGAGGTGACTGTCCGTGTCGAAGAGCAGTAA
- the twy1 gene encoding 4-demethylwyosine synthase TYW1, with product MPKQVDDPDYHHDNHTAAQTCGWTANSLRGEGTCYKHAFYGIRSHRCIQMTPVVRCNERCVFCWRDHAGHTYELDGVEWDDPEAVVDASIELQKKLLSGFGGNDEVPRERFEEAMDPRHVAISLDGEPTLYPYLPELLEEFHDRGLTTFLVSNGTRPDVLAECDPTQLYVSVDAPERATFDDVVGAQEDDAWEKLVDTMDVLHDKDHTRTVLRTTLVGGENMANPDWYAGFFDRADPDFVELKAYMHVGDSRDRLDRETMPNHEDVLEFAREVQAHMPEHTVLRDQEVSRVALLARDEDTWVPKLRPDSEFWAGSAAD from the coding sequence ATGCCCAAGCAGGTGGACGACCCGGACTACCACCACGACAACCACACCGCCGCCCAGACCTGCGGCTGGACGGCGAACTCCCTGCGCGGCGAGGGCACCTGTTACAAGCACGCCTTCTACGGCATCCGCTCGCACCGCTGCATCCAGATGACGCCCGTGGTGCGGTGCAACGAGCGCTGCGTGTTCTGCTGGCGGGACCACGCCGGCCACACGTACGAGCTGGACGGCGTGGAGTGGGACGACCCGGAGGCGGTGGTGGACGCCTCCATCGAACTCCAGAAGAAACTGCTCTCTGGGTTCGGCGGCAACGACGAGGTCCCGAGGGAGCGCTTCGAGGAGGCGATGGACCCGCGCCACGTCGCCATCTCGCTGGACGGCGAGCCCACCCTCTACCCCTACCTCCCGGAGCTACTGGAGGAGTTCCACGACCGCGGCCTGACGACGTTCCTCGTGTCGAACGGGACGCGGCCCGACGTGTTGGCGGAGTGCGACCCGACGCAGTTGTACGTCTCCGTGGACGCCCCCGAGCGCGCGACGTTCGACGACGTGGTGGGCGCACAGGAGGACGACGCGTGGGAGAAGCTCGTGGACACGATGGACGTCCTCCACGACAAGGACCACACCCGGACCGTCCTGCGGACGACGCTGGTGGGCGGCGAGAACATGGCGAACCCGGACTGGTACGCGGGCTTCTTCGACCGCGCGGACCCGGACTTCGTGGAGCTGAAGGCGTACATGCACGTCGGCGACTCGCGGGACCGCCTCGACCGGGAGACGATGCCGAACCACGAGGACGTCTTGGAGTTCGCCCGCGAGGTCCAAGCGCACATGCCCGAGCACACGGTGTTGCGCGACCAGGAGGTCTCGCGGGTGGCGCTGCTCGCCCGCGACGAGGACACGTGGGTGCCGAAGCTCCGGCCGGACTCGGAGTTCTGGGCGGGCTCGGCGGCCGACTGA
- the argS gene encoding arginine--tRNA ligase translates to MFIAFRREVEAAVEAALDDLGYPTEDLGIEEPPADVPAVLASSVAFRLAGEAQAPPPEVAAEIADAVDLADAEYVADASPQGPYVNFTPSKAYFDGALEDAQETDWGRLPDADTSVVVEHTSANPTGPVHVGRARNPILGDALARVFDYAGYDVTREYYVNDAGRQMAVFTWAYETFDESDLPEPGREKDDYELVRYYRKGNEFLEDGDPEAVEEAEAEIAAIIEGLDAGDEATYERVEEVVDQVLGGMTETLERLPAEFDEFVKETRFLRDDSTHEVVERLQDSEYAYEEEDAWQLDLEEWDIEQSFVFLRSDDTTLYTTRDLAHHEWKFDTFDYAITVLGEDQELHANKLNAALDILGNDTDQLEEVFYAWVNLPGGESMSTRQGTGVDMDDLLDEAVSRAEDAVRSRLDDRIRGDDLTEDDVERIARQVGIGAVRYDIVSKQPTKAITFDWEDALDFEGQSAPYVQYAHARACGIAAEADGLDPELDAGLLDTPEERDLLEAIARFPGVVEEAAEDREPHQVATFAREFVDTFNAFYRSRHVLGEDVDDDVAAARLALVNAAQHTLANALDVLGIEAPESM, encoded by the coding sequence ATGTTCATCGCTTTCCGCCGGGAAGTCGAGGCGGCCGTCGAGGCCGCGCTCGACGACCTCGGCTACCCGACCGAGGACCTCGGCATCGAGGAACCGCCCGCGGACGTGCCCGCCGTGCTCGCGTCCAGCGTGGCGTTCCGACTCGCCGGCGAGGCGCAGGCGCCGCCGCCGGAGGTCGCCGCCGAAATCGCCGACGCCGTGGACCTTGCCGACGCCGAGTACGTCGCCGACGCGTCCCCGCAGGGGCCGTACGTGAACTTCACGCCCAGCAAGGCGTACTTCGACGGGGCGCTCGAAGACGCCCAGGAGACCGACTGGGGGCGGCTCCCCGACGCAGACACGTCGGTCGTCGTCGAGCACACGAGCGCGAACCCGACGGGGCCGGTCCACGTCGGCCGCGCTCGCAACCCGATTCTCGGCGACGCGCTCGCGCGCGTCTTCGACTACGCCGGCTACGACGTCACCCGCGAGTACTACGTCAACGACGCCGGCCGGCAGATGGCCGTGTTCACGTGGGCGTACGAGACCTTCGACGAGAGCGACCTCCCCGAGCCCGGGCGCGAGAAAGACGACTACGAGCTCGTGCGCTACTACCGGAAGGGCAACGAGTTCTTAGAGGATGGCGACCCCGAGGCCGTCGAGGAGGCCGAAGCCGAAATCGCGGCCATCATCGAGGGGCTTGACGCCGGCGACGAGGCCACCTACGAGCGCGTCGAGGAGGTCGTCGACCAGGTGCTGGGCGGGATGACCGAGACCCTGGAGCGGCTGCCCGCGGAGTTCGACGAGTTCGTCAAGGAGACGCGGTTCCTCCGCGACGACTCCACCCACGAGGTCGTCGAGCGCCTCCAGGACTCCGAGTACGCCTACGAGGAGGAGGACGCGTGGCAACTCGACCTCGAGGAGTGGGACATCGAGCAGTCGTTCGTCTTCCTGCGCTCGGACGACACCACGCTGTACACGACGCGGGACCTCGCCCACCACGAGTGGAAGTTCGACACCTTCGACTACGCCATCACCGTGCTCGGCGAGGATCAGGAACTCCACGCGAACAAGCTCAACGCCGCCTTGGACATCCTCGGCAACGACACCGACCAGCTCGAAGAGGTGTTCTACGCGTGGGTGAACCTCCCGGGCGGCGAGTCGATGAGCACGCGGCAGGGGACGGGCGTGGACATGGACGACCTGCTCGACGAGGCCGTCTCGCGCGCCGAGGACGCCGTCCGCTCCCGTCTGGACGACCGCATCCGCGGCGACGACCTCACCGAGGACGACGTCGAACGCATCGCCCGGCAGGTCGGCATCGGCGCGGTGCGCTACGACATCGTCTCCAAGCAGCCCACGAAGGCGATTACGTTCGACTGGGAGGACGCTCTCGACTTCGAGGGGCAGAGCGCGCCCTACGTCCAGTACGCTCACGCCCGCGCCTGCGGCATCGCGGCTGAAGCCGACGGGCTCGACCCCGAACTCGACGCCGGCCTGCTGGACACGCCCGAGGAACGGGACCTCCTGGAAGCAATCGCGCGGTTCCCGGGCGTCGTCGAAGAAGCGGCCGAGGACCGCGAACCCCACCAGGTCGCGACGTTCGCCCGCGAGTTCGTGGACACGTTTAACGCGTTCTACCGCTCCCGGCACGTCCTCGGCGAGGACGTCGACGACGACGTGGCGGCCGCGCGCCTCGCGCTCGTGAACGCCGCACAGCACACGCTGGCGAACGCGCTGGACGTGCTCGGCATCGAAGCGCCCGAGTCGATGTAG
- a CDS encoding MinD/ParA family ATP-binding protein: MTGRVFAVASGKGGVGKTTTAVNLAAVMAEADRSVVLVDYDLGMSNVGAVLDVEPAEATLHDVLAGEADALDAVAEARGEFDAMVGGTHIEDFGRADPSKLREVAEDLRAEYDVTIVDTGGGLSHDTTVPLGLADDVLLVSTPQVAALENTAKTLDLAERVGGDVTGLILTRVGGSAVDVEAAVERIDAPLLGTIPEDGAVADSEEAGEPLVVYAPENPAAQSYRELGYELLGESPPVSFRDGEAEGEVSAGAAFAEVADEDEPERQSLLSRLTGGRLG, from the coding sequence ATGACTGGACGCGTGTTCGCCGTCGCCTCCGGGAAGGGCGGCGTCGGGAAGACGACGACCGCCGTGAACCTCGCGGCGGTGATGGCGGAGGCCGACCGCTCGGTCGTGCTCGTGGACTACGACCTCGGGATGTCGAACGTCGGCGCCGTCCTCGACGTGGAGCCCGCGGAGGCGACGCTCCACGACGTGCTCGCCGGCGAGGCGGACGCGCTGGACGCCGTCGCGGAGGCGCGCGGAGAGTTCGACGCGATGGTCGGCGGCACGCACATCGAGGACTTCGGGCGCGCGGACCCCTCGAAGCTCCGCGAGGTCGCCGAGGACCTCCGCGCGGAGTACGACGTCACCATTGTGGACACGGGCGGCGGCCTCAGCCACGACACGACCGTGCCGCTCGGGCTCGCCGACGACGTGTTGCTCGTCTCCACGCCGCAGGTCGCCGCGCTGGAGAACACCGCGAAGACCCTCGACCTCGCGGAGCGCGTCGGCGGCGACGTCACGGGCCTGATTCTGACGCGCGTCGGCGGCTCCGCCGTGGACGTCGAGGCGGCCGTCGAGCGCATCGACGCGCCGCTGCTCGGGACGATTCCCGAGGACGGCGCGGTCGCGGACAGCGAGGAGGCCGGCGAGCCGCTGGTCGTCTACGCGCCCGAGAACCCGGCCGCGCAGTCGTACCGCGAACTCGGCTACGAGCTACTGGGTGAGTCGCCGCCGGTCTCGTTCCGCGACGGTGAGGCGGAGGGCGAGGTCTCGGCCGGAGCGGCGTTCGCGGAGGTCGCCGACGAGGATGAACCCGAGCGGCAATCGCTGCTGTCGCGGCTGACGGGCGGCCGCCTCGGCTGA
- the prf1 gene encoding peptide chain release factor aRF-1, producing the protein MSEQEGAPSEDRRKYEFQKVIEDLKDYTGSGTQLVTIYIPPDKQISDVVAHVTQEHSEASNIKSKQTRTNVQDALKSIKDRLRYYDTFPPENGLVVFSGAVDSGGGRTDMVTEVLESPPQPIESFRYHCDDEFLTEPLEEMLGDKGLYGLIVLDRREANVGWLKGKRIEAVKSASSLVPGKQRKGGQSAQRFARLRLEAIDNFYQEVAGMADDLFVPKRHELDGILVGGPSPTKDEFLDGDYLHHELQDSVLGKFDVSYTDESGLKELVDRAQDTLAEADLMDDKSDMEEFFKELNGGNLATYGFEPTRKNLVMGSVETLLISEDLRKDIVTYECPNGHEERELVGQRADTPDHTCSECGEDAEAAERDDAIDHLMEIADQRGTDTHFISTDFEKGEQLLTAFGGIAGLLRYGTGV; encoded by the coding sequence ATGAGCGAGCAGGAGGGCGCACCGTCCGAGGACCGCCGAAAGTACGAGTTCCAGAAGGTCATCGAGGACCTCAAGGACTACACCGGGAGCGGCACCCAGCTGGTGACCATCTACATCCCCCCGGACAAGCAGATTTCGGACGTCGTCGCCCACGTCACGCAGGAACACTCCGAAGCCTCCAACATCAAGTCCAAGCAGACCCGGACGAACGTCCAGGACGCGCTGAAGTCCATCAAGGACCGACTGCGGTACTACGACACGTTCCCGCCGGAGAACGGCCTCGTCGTCTTCTCCGGCGCCGTCGACTCCGGCGGCGGCCGCACGGACATGGTGACGGAGGTTCTGGAGTCGCCGCCCCAGCCCATCGAGTCGTTCCGCTACCACTGCGACGACGAGTTCCTCACCGAGCCCCTCGAGGAGATGCTCGGAGACAAGGGCCTCTACGGCCTCATCGTCCTCGACCGCCGCGAGGCCAACGTCGGCTGGCTGAAGGGCAAACGCATCGAGGCCGTCAAGTCCGCGTCCAGCCTCGTCCCCGGCAAACAGCGCAAGGGCGGCCAGTCCGCACAGCGGTTCGCCCGCCTCCGGCTGGAAGCCATCGACAACTTCTACCAGGAGGTCGCCGGGATGGCCGACGACCTCTTCGTCCCGAAGCGCCACGAACTCGACGGCATCCTCGTCGGCGGCCCCTCCCCGACCAAGGACGAGTTCCTCGACGGCGACTACCTCCACCACGAGCTTCAGGACTCCGTGCTCGGGAAGTTCGACGTCTCCTACACCGACGAGTCCGGCCTGAAGGAACTGGTCGACCGCGCGCAGGACACGCTCGCGGAAGCCGACCTGATGGACGACAAGTCCGACATGGAGGAGTTCTTCAAGGAGCTCAACGGCGGCAACCTCGCCACCTACGGCTTCGAACCCACCCGGAAGAACCTCGTCATGGGCTCGGTGGAGACACTGCTCATCTCCGAGGACCTCCGCAAGGACATCGTCACCTACGAGTGCCCGAACGGCCACGAAGAACGCGAACTCGTCGGCCAGCGCGCCGACACCCCCGACCACACGTGCTCGGAGTGCGGCGAGGACGCGGAAGCCGCCGAACGCGACGACGCCATCGACCACCTCATGGAAATCGCCGACCAGCGCGGCACCGACACCCACTTCATCTCCACCGACTTCGAGAAAGGCGAACAACTGCTCACCGCCTTCGGCGGGATTGCCGGGCTGCTGCGGTACGGCACGGGCGTCTAA
- a CDS encoding DUF7571 family protein, producing MKPCQNCQTVIDEYVLDKKLEPLRDLTVDDFNVCANCATVVDDACVECGGAVYVPRGDSNVPDFCPACRSERIEQTGHDPGWHRDPIST from the coding sequence ATGAAACCGTGCCAAAACTGTCAGACGGTCATCGACGAGTACGTCTTGGACAAAAAACTCGAACCCCTGCGCGATTTGACAGTCGACGACTTCAACGTCTGCGCGAACTGTGCGACCGTCGTCGACGACGCGTGCGTGGAGTGTGGCGGCGCGGTGTACGTTCCCCGAGGTGACTCGAACGTCCCCGACTTCTGCCCGGCCTGCCGCTCCGAGCGCATCGAGCAGACGGGCCACGACCCCGGCTGGCACCGCGACCCGATCTCGACCTGA
- a CDS encoding radical SAM protein: protein MISKGCEQCAKGGKMVLFVYGYCDQRDCFYCPLGENRKNVQQVYANERPVEDDEDIINEAKLMDALGTSITGGEPQEVLDRTCRYLRLLKDEFGEDHHTHLYTGITGGRENMRRLSEAGLDEIRFHPPVEQWGDLHGTEWEDILYIAREEGLTPAFEIPGIRAETEFLDFLDEGAAEFCNVNEFEMSDGNYERMQDEGFELQEDHMSAVDGSKDAILEEMADHEKVYFCTSVFKDAAQHRSRLKRMARNVRREFDDVTEDGTLVYGKTTVSPERIEELGVPEEFYTVKSNHVEVAWWLLEEMVEDGDVDSGEIVEQYPTYDGQVVERTPLA, encoded by the coding sequence ATGATTTCGAAGGGCTGCGAGCAGTGCGCGAAGGGCGGGAAGATGGTGCTCTTCGTCTACGGGTACTGCGACCAGCGCGACTGCTTCTACTGCCCACTGGGCGAGAACCGGAAGAACGTCCAGCAGGTGTACGCCAACGAGCGCCCCGTCGAGGACGACGAGGACATCATCAACGAGGCGAAGCTGATGGACGCGCTCGGCACCTCGATTACGGGCGGCGAGCCGCAGGAAGTGCTGGACCGCACGTGCCGGTACCTCCGCCTGCTCAAGGACGAGTTCGGCGAGGACCACCACACGCACCTCTACACGGGCATCACGGGCGGCCGCGAGAACATGCGCCGCCTGAGCGAGGCGGGCCTCGACGAGATTCGGTTCCACCCGCCGGTCGAACAGTGGGGCGACCTCCACGGCACCGAGTGGGAGGACATCCTCTACATCGCCCGCGAGGAGGGCCTGACGCCCGCGTTCGAGATTCCCGGCATCCGCGCCGAGACGGAATTCCTCGACTTCCTCGACGAGGGCGCCGCCGAGTTCTGCAACGTCAACGAGTTCGAGATGAGCGACGGCAACTACGAGCGCATGCAGGACGAGGGCTTCGAGCTGCAGGAGGACCACATGAGCGCCGTGGACGGGTCGAAGGACGCCATCCTCGAGGAGATGGCCGACCACGAGAAGGTGTATTTCTGCACGAGCGTCTTCAAGGACGCCGCCCAGCACCGCTCGCGGCTCAAGCGTATGGCCCGGAACGTCCGCCGGGAGTTCGACGACGTCACCGAGGACGGTACGCTCGTCTACGGGAAGACGACGGTCAGCCCCGAGCGCATCGAGGAACTCGGCGTTCCCGAGGAGTTCTACACGGTGAAGTCCAACCACGTCGAGGTGGCGTGGTGGCTGCTCGAAGAGATGGTCGAGGACGGCGACGTGGACAGCGGCGAAATCGTCGAACAGTACCCGACGTACGACGGGCAGGTAGTCGAGCGGACGCCGCTGGCGTAG